In Streptomyces sp. NBC_01707, a genomic segment contains:
- a CDS encoding translation initiation factor 2, which produces MTSRDRFTVVGRRTDCHVFEGDGTRPIAEENMRVRYVPESVKLPEEIAEWRREIEAEEAVKEAAGEPHRWNNPRFAVRRLVVTRTHTAEDPVTTLTLCDADYFDFLTTSINLDRKQPNGLTLRQQYMDGRDLFDAPEFMFCSFGINVALETGKDGKMLFSHRSARVVGPNTSKWNSSANEGLARNHDLSPDGRVSLHAVARRALREELAVLDSDDVDLELLGFGFDLRNNQWAAFFRAVVTDLSEDDLRERWSRGVEDKWEHDRHAFVSANPESVLRFMREEPEEKWTPCAPALFYLALVRGAVRAAGGNPDARYDVEAIERKVMRELDDNEDDVA; this is translated from the coding sequence ATGACCTCAAGGGACCGCTTCACCGTGGTGGGACGCCGGACCGACTGCCACGTCTTCGAAGGCGACGGGACGCGCCCGATCGCCGAGGAGAACATGCGGGTGAGGTACGTGCCCGAGTCGGTCAAGCTCCCCGAGGAGATCGCCGAGTGGCGTCGCGAGATCGAGGCCGAGGAGGCCGTCAAGGAAGCGGCCGGCGAGCCACACCGCTGGAACAACCCGCGGTTCGCGGTGCGGCGTCTGGTCGTCACCCGGACCCACACGGCCGAGGACCCGGTCACCACCCTGACGCTCTGCGACGCCGACTACTTCGACTTCCTCACCACGTCCATCAACCTGGATCGCAAGCAGCCGAACGGCCTGACTTTGCGTCAGCAGTACATGGACGGGCGGGATCTCTTCGACGCTCCCGAGTTCATGTTCTGCAGCTTCGGCATCAACGTCGCCCTGGAGACGGGCAAGGACGGCAAGATGCTGTTCTCCCACCGCAGCGCCCGGGTCGTGGGGCCGAACACGTCGAAGTGGAACTCGTCCGCGAACGAGGGCCTCGCCCGTAACCACGATCTCTCCCCCGATGGGCGCGTCAGCCTGCACGCTGTTGCCCGCCGGGCGCTGCGCGAGGAACTGGCTGTCCTGGATTCCGACGACGTCGACCTCGAACTGCTCGGGTTCGGGTTCGATCTGCGCAACAACCAGTGGGCCGCGTTCTTCCGGGCCGTGGTCACCGACCTGTCCGAGGACGACCTGCGCGAGCGCTGGAGCCGGGGCGTGGAGGACAAGTGGGAGCACGACCGCCACGCCTTCGTCTCCGCGAACCCGGAGTCCGTCCTGCGGTTCATGCGCGAGGAGCCCGAGGAGAAGTGGACGCCGTGCGCGCCGGCGCTGTTCTACCTCGCTCTGGTCCGCGGCGCGGTGCGTGCGGCCGGCGGGAACCCCGACGCCCGCTACGACGTCGAGGCGATCGAACGGAAGGTCATGCGCGAGCTCGACGACAATGAGGACGACGTCGCCTAG
- a CDS encoding SDR family NAD(P)-dependent oxidoreductase, whose amino-acid sequence MTGATGRVALVTGASSGIGAAIARLLAARGMRVVVNYLRSSRSAEEVVAGIETAGGEAMAVRADVREAAAVESMVEQVRSAWGGVDVLVHNALIPYAVKSFQDMTWEELGGKLDAEMHAAFAVTKAVLPAMTEQGWGRIIYLGTGLSRRPREGMIALGTAKAALEQFARYLAQELGPQGITVNVVAPGPVESRMADDVFDDAQKQRQVAATPLGRLAYPADVAQAVAFYAGEDNAFMTGTTAAVNGGMSMD is encoded by the coding sequence GTGACCGGGGCAACCGGCAGGGTGGCATTGGTGACAGGAGCCAGCAGTGGAATCGGTGCGGCCATCGCGCGCCTGCTGGCCGCGCGTGGGATGCGCGTGGTGGTCAACTACCTCCGCAGCAGCAGGTCAGCCGAAGAGGTCGTGGCCGGCATCGAGACTGCAGGCGGCGAGGCCATGGCCGTGCGGGCCGACGTGCGCGAGGCAGCGGCGGTCGAGAGCATGGTCGAGCAGGTCCGATCGGCATGGGGCGGCGTTGACGTGCTCGTGCACAACGCGCTGATCCCGTATGCGGTCAAGTCGTTTCAGGACATGACGTGGGAAGAACTCGGCGGCAAGCTCGACGCCGAGATGCATGCGGCGTTCGCGGTCACGAAAGCTGTCCTGCCCGCCATGACCGAACAGGGCTGGGGACGCATCATCTATCTGGGTACCGGCCTCAGCCGCCGGCCTCGGGAGGGCATGATCGCACTGGGCACGGCCAAGGCCGCACTGGAACAGTTCGCCCGGTACCTCGCTCAGGAACTTGGCCCGCAGGGCATCACGGTCAACGTCGTAGCCCCCGGCCCGGTGGAGTCACGCATGGCGGATGACGTGTTCGACGATGCGCAAAAGCAGCGGCAGGTGGCCGCCACCCCCCTGGGCCGTCTGGCGTACCCGGCCGACGTCGCCCAAGCGGTCGCCTTCTACGCAGGCGAGGACAACGCCTTCATGACCGGCACCACGGCCGCGGTCAACGGCGGCATGTCCATGGACTGA
- a CDS encoding ABC transporter substrate-binding protein → MHTIDLAYVGRGLHEELTAYIADQQDYYAEEDVHVALRDGCTWGEERLRRCATIGLGRALLSRLTDGTPWVALDVNTHHPLFWFLARPGLTTLTDLAGRRLAVHAPHTAPGCFARIMLRQAGLDPDRDIHTVVRPPGDYGMDLRRLRDGTIDAALVGSTMAPEAIAAEHGWQVLGWVGDHFRIPTVGVAVDPTYIHPDDPAVQAVVRAHRRALRVIHNDPDITVRHIQTYLGRHTADEARAHYERFIAPYFTTDGQADLVVGATAISAVAAELGVPVTVTAGEFYRTATTTP, encoded by the coding sequence ATGCACACGATCGATCTCGCCTATGTCGGGCGGGGCTTGCACGAGGAACTGACCGCCTACATCGCCGACCAGCAGGACTACTACGCGGAGGAGGACGTCCACGTCGCGCTGCGCGACGGCTGCACCTGGGGCGAGGAGCGGCTCCGCCGCTGCGCCACCATCGGGCTCGGCCGGGCACTGTTGTCCCGGCTGACCGATGGCACCCCCTGGGTCGCACTCGATGTCAACACCCACCACCCGCTGTTCTGGTTCCTAGCCCGCCCCGGCCTGACCACCCTGACCGACCTGGCCGGCCGACGACTGGCGGTACACGCGCCCCACACCGCACCCGGGTGCTTCGCCCGGATCATGCTGCGTCAGGCCGGCCTCGACCCGGACCGCGACATCCACACCGTTGTCCGCCCGCCCGGTGACTACGGCATGGACCTGCGCCGGCTGCGCGACGGCACGATCGACGCCGCCCTCGTCGGCAGCACCATGGCACCGGAGGCGATCGCCGCCGAGCATGGCTGGCAGGTGCTGGGCTGGGTCGGCGACCACTTCCGGATCCCCACCGTGGGCGTGGCCGTCGACCCCACCTACATCCACCCGGACGACCCCGCGGTCCAGGCCGTCGTACGCGCCCACCGACGCGCTCTGCGGGTGATCCACAACGACCCCGACATCACGGTGCGGCACATCCAGACGTACCTCGGCCGGCACACCGCAGACGAAGCCCGAGCCCACTACGAGAGGTTCATCGCACCGTATTTCACCACCGACGGCCAAGCCGACCTCGTCGTCGGCGCCACCGCGATCAGCGCGGTCGCCGCCGAACTCGGCGTCCCCGTCACTGTCACGGCAGGCGAGTTCTACCGCACCGCGACCACCACTCCCTAG